In Turicibacter sanguinis, a genomic segment contains:
- the galE gene encoding UDP-glucose 4-epimerase GalE: MKVLVTGGAGYIGSHAVYALIEQGHDVVVVDNLVTGHRGDVHPEATFYHGSIADYRFMTEVLRKELVDGVIHFAAYSLVGESMTNPFKYYDNNMSGTNVLLKAMEDCGVKNIVFSSTAATYGEAQNIPILETDPTNPTNVYGETKLAMERMINWYHKAHDTNYVSLRYFNVAGAHESGLIGEKHDPETHLIPIILQVASGRREAINVFGDDYETADGTCIRDYIHVCDLAEAHILAMQYLVNGGESTICNLGNGEGFSVLEMIEAAREVTNHPIPAIISPRRAGDPAKLIASSQKAKEILGWMPKHPAVKDMIASAWAVEQKRIVK; the protein is encoded by the coding sequence ATGAAAGTTTTAGTAACAGGTGGAGCTGGCTATATTGGTTCTCATGCCGTTTATGCATTAATTGAACAAGGGCATGACGTCGTAGTCGTTGATAATTTAGTGACTGGGCATCGTGGGGATGTTCATCCGGAGGCGACTTTCTATCATGGAAGTATTGCAGATTATCGTTTTATGACAGAGGTCTTACGCAAAGAATTGGTAGATGGAGTCATCCACTTTGCGGCTTACTCTTTAGTCGGGGAAAGTATGACAAATCCATTTAAATATTATGATAATAACATGAGTGGAACAAATGTTTTATTAAAAGCAATGGAAGACTGTGGGGTAAAAAATATTGTCTTCTCATCTACTGCTGCCACATACGGAGAAGCACAAAATATTCCAATCCTAGAAACAGATCCAACAAACCCGACAAATGTTTATGGAGAAACAAAATTAGCAATGGAACGTATGATTAACTGGTACCATAAAGCTCATGATACAAATTATGTTTCATTACGTTATTTCAATGTAGCGGGAGCACATGAATCAGGATTAATTGGGGAGAAACATGATCCTGAAACGCATTTAATTCCAATTATTTTACAAGTTGCATCAGGACGTCGCGAAGCGATTAATGTTTTTGGTGATGATTATGAAACAGCAGATGGGACTTGTATCCGTGACTACATTCACGTTTGCGATTTAGCAGAGGCTCATATTTTAGCGATGCAATATCTTGTAAACGGTGGAGAAAGTACAATTTGTAACTTAGGAAATGGGGAAGGATTCAGCGTGCTTGAAATGATTGAAGCAGCACGTGAAGTGACGAACCACCCAATTCCAGCGATTATTTCACCACGTCGTGCAGGTGATCCGGCAAAGTTAATTGCTTCTAGTCAAAAAGCAAAAGAAATTCTAGGTTGGATGCCAAAGCATCCGGCAGTTAAAGATATGATCGCAAGTGCGTGGGCGGTTGAACAAAAACGAATAGTAAAATAA
- the galT gene encoding UDP-glucose--hexose-1-phosphate uridylyltransferase — protein sequence MNINYEINRLISFALTHHMIEEADVVYTANKIIDILRLPAFEYEEVQLESMENPSEILEAILDYAASTGVLECDSIDHRDLLDTKIMDCLMPRPSEVIKTFNGLHANNPKVATSYYYNLSKASNYIRVSRVEKNLSWKSSTKYGDLDITINLSKPEKDPKAIAMAKSLPSSNYPKCLLCKENVGYAGTLNHPARQNHRIIPLTLTNEEWFLQYSPYVYYNEHCIILKGAHEPMKISAKTFERLLQFVEQFKHYFIGSNADLPIVGGSILTHDHFQGGAYEFAMEKAPILKTLNVLNFADVEVGFVNWPLSVLRLKSTDRHRLVELGDIMLKHWRGYSDESLGILAYTDETPHNTITPIARFKEGKYELDLVLRNNRTSEDHPDGIYHPHAHLHHLKKENIGLIEVMGLAVLPGRLKDELEVVKEALILRDADVLINAKLEKHVPWLEEMLRRYEAVEVCKAMSIIEAEVGSKFVEILECCGVYKLDEEGLAGIQRFINSINRSF from the coding sequence ATGAATATCAATTATGAAATTAATCGTCTCATCAGTTTTGCATTAACTCATCACATGATCGAAGAAGCTGATGTCGTATATACTGCAAATAAAATCATCGATATTTTAAGATTGCCTGCATTTGAATATGAAGAAGTTCAATTAGAATCGATGGAAAATCCAAGTGAAATTTTAGAAGCTATTTTAGATTATGCTGCTTCAACTGGTGTACTAGAATGTGACAGCATCGATCATCGTGATTTATTAGATACTAAAATCATGGACTGTTTAATGCCACGTCCATCTGAAGTGATTAAAACATTTAATGGACTTCATGCTAATAATCCTAAAGTTGCGACAAGTTATTATTATAATTTAAGTAAGGCTTCGAATTATATTCGAGTAAGCCGTGTTGAAAAAAATTTAAGTTGGAAATCATCAACTAAATATGGTGATTTAGATATTACGATTAATTTATCAAAGCCTGAGAAAGATCCAAAGGCGATTGCGATGGCGAAAAGTCTACCAAGCTCAAATTACCCAAAATGTTTACTATGTAAAGAAAATGTTGGGTATGCTGGGACATTAAATCATCCAGCACGTCAAAACCATCGTATTATTCCTTTAACGTTAACAAATGAAGAATGGTTCTTGCAATATTCTCCGTATGTTTACTATAATGAGCACTGTATCATTTTAAAAGGTGCGCATGAGCCCATGAAAATTTCAGCCAAAACATTTGAACGCTTATTACAATTTGTAGAACAATTTAAACATTACTTCATTGGATCAAATGCAGACTTACCGATTGTCGGGGGATCTATTTTAACACATGATCATTTCCAAGGTGGAGCTTATGAATTTGCAATGGAGAAAGCACCGATTTTAAAAACGTTAAATGTTTTAAATTTTGCAGATGTTGAAGTTGGTTTTGTGAATTGGCCACTTAGTGTGTTACGTTTAAAATCAACGGATCGTCATCGTTTAGTAGAACTTGGGGATATTATGTTAAAGCATTGGCGTGGGTATAGCGATGAATCATTAGGAATTTTAGCTTATACAGATGAAACACCTCATAATACGATTACACCAATCGCTCGTTTTAAAGAAGGAAAATATGAGTTAGATTTAGTGTTACGTAATAATCGTACATCTGAAGATCATCCTGATGGAATCTATCATCCTCATGCTCACTTACATCATTTGAAAAAAGAAAACATTGGGTTAATTGAGGTTATGGGATTAGCTGTTTTACCAGGACGTTTAAAAGATGAATTAGAGGTAGTAAAAGAAGCCCTTATTTTACGAGATGCAGATGTCTTAATAAATGCTAAGTTAGAAAAACATGTGCCATGGCTTGAGGAAATGCTAAGACGTTATGAAGCGGTGGAAGTTTGCAAAGCCATGTCAATTATTGAAGCAGAAGTAGGTTCTAAATTTGTAGAGATTTTAGAATGTTGTGGCGTTTATAAACTAGATGAAGAAGGATTAGCGGGGATACAACGCTTTATTAACTCAATTAATCGTTCATTTTAA
- the glpK gene encoding glycerol kinase GlpK, which translates to MSLILSIDQGTTSTRAIVFNKKGEVIEKAQREITCLYPSSGWVEQDANEIWVSTMSVISSVLLSGKVDVSQIKGIGITNQRETTIMWDKVTGKPLYHAIVWQSRQTDAICEKWKEKGYEQMVKEKTGLLINSYFSASKIRWMLDHIEGIEEKIARHEVLFGTVDSYLVWKLSGGNAHITDVTNASRTLLFNIYTGTWDDDLLEAFGIPKSILPEVRQTSEIYTYTLPHITGRPLPIAAVCGDQQAALFGQMCFQKGQVKNTYGTGCFVLMNTGHQPIESSHGLLTTIAWKLNNQTYYALEGSVFVGGSAIQWLRDGLRMFKDAKDSETYAQRVGDCGGVYVVPAFVGLGTPYWDSEVRGGVFGLTRGTSKEHFIRATLEAIAYQSKDVIMAMKEDLNDEILDLKADGGATLNQFLMQFQSDILGVEVSVPKVTETTALGAAYLAGLATGVYENLEEIASYASAPKRYDPKLSKEDRDELYSGWQKAIEAVKLFK; encoded by the coding sequence ATGAGTTTAATTTTATCAATTGATCAAGGGACAACGAGTACCCGAGCAATTGTTTTTAATAAAAAAGGCGAAGTAATTGAAAAGGCACAGCGTGAAATTACGTGCTTATATCCCTCATCAGGATGGGTTGAACAAGATGCAAATGAAATTTGGGTTTCAACGATGTCAGTAATTAGTTCCGTGTTATTATCGGGGAAAGTAGATGTGAGTCAAATCAAAGGAATTGGAATTACAAATCAACGTGAAACGACCATCATGTGGGATAAAGTCACAGGAAAACCACTTTATCATGCGATTGTTTGGCAGTCACGTCAAACGGATGCTATTTGCGAAAAGTGGAAAGAAAAAGGTTATGAACAAATGGTAAAAGAAAAAACAGGATTGCTCATTAATTCTTATTTCTCAGCCTCAAAAATTAGATGGATGCTTGATCATATCGAAGGAATTGAAGAAAAAATTGCACGTCATGAAGTGTTATTTGGAACCGTTGATAGCTATTTAGTTTGGAAGTTATCAGGAGGAAATGCCCATATTACAGATGTCACAAACGCTTCGCGTACGTTATTATTCAATATTTATACTGGAACATGGGATGATGACTTACTTGAGGCATTTGGTATCCCAAAATCCATTTTGCCAGAAGTTAGACAAACGTCTGAAATCTATACTTACACCCTTCCTCATATAACAGGACGTCCTTTGCCAATTGCAGCTGTTTGTGGGGATCAACAAGCTGCTTTATTTGGACAAATGTGTTTTCAAAAAGGTCAGGTTAAAAATACGTATGGAACAGGGTGTTTTGTTTTAATGAATACGGGTCATCAACCGATTGAGTCAAGTCATGGATTATTAACGACAATCGCTTGGAAACTTAATAATCAAACATATTATGCATTAGAAGGAAGTGTGTTTGTGGGAGGAAGTGCGATTCAGTGGTTGCGAGATGGTCTACGTATGTTTAAGGATGCAAAAGATTCGGAAACTTATGCTCAACGTGTCGGTGATTGTGGTGGTGTTTATGTGGTGCCAGCTTTTGTTGGTCTTGGAACACCGTATTGGGATAGTGAAGTTCGTGGCGGTGTGTTTGGATTAACACGCGGTACATCAAAAGAGCATTTTATTCGTGCCACACTTGAAGCGATTGCTTATCAAAGTAAGGATGTAATCATGGCCATGAAAGAAGATTTGAATGATGAAATTTTAGATTTAAAAGCGGATGGTGGTGCAACGTTAAATCAATTTTTAATGCAATTTCAAAGTGATATTTTAGGAGTTGAAGTTAGTGTTCCAAAAGTAACGGAAACAACTGCGTTAGGGGCTGCTTATTTAGCGGGACTTGCAACAGGTGTTTACGAGAATCTTGAAGAAATTGCAAGTTATGCCTCTGCACCAAAGCGCTATGATCCAAAATTATCTAAAGAAGATCGAGATGAACTTTATAGTGGTTGGCAAAAAGCGATTGAAGCAGTTAAACTCTTTAAATAA
- a CDS encoding galactokinase produces the protein MMVENMKEAFEKVFGEGKETKMFFSPGRVNLIGEHIDYNGGCVFPCAITYGTYAVVSEREDKKVRLYSGNFEERGMIEFELTNLAHTEDENWSAYVKGVMVQFLEAGYEIANGFDAYVFGTIPNGSGLSSSASLELLVSQILKELNGYDITMVDMVKLSQKAENEYVGVNCGIMDQFAIGMGKKDSAIKLNTNDLSYEYAEANLGNHSILIMNTNKKRELADSKYNERRGECEAALELLKTKVDINFLCDLSVAEFDNVSRVLNKDILYRRAKHAVTENERVKLAIDALGSGDLRRFGKLLNASHKSLRDDYEVTGTELDTIVELAWAQEGVLGARMTGAGFGGCAIALVKNETLETVKQAIAKGYKEAIGYDADLYVATIGDGTKTLV, from the coding sequence ATGATGGTTGAAAATATGAAAGAAGCATTTGAAAAAGTATTCGGTGAGGGGAAAGAAACCAAAATGTTTTTCTCTCCAGGACGTGTTAATTTAATTGGGGAGCATATTGATTACAATGGGGGATGTGTATTTCCATGTGCAATTACTTATGGGACTTATGCAGTTGTATCAGAGCGTGAAGATAAAAAAGTTCGTTTATATTCAGGAAACTTTGAAGAACGCGGCATGATTGAATTTGAATTAACAAATTTAGCTCATACAGAAGATGAAAACTGGAGTGCTTATGTTAAAGGGGTTATGGTCCAATTTTTAGAAGCAGGATATGAAATTGCGAATGGATTCGATGCCTACGTCTTTGGAACAATTCCAAATGGATCAGGATTATCGTCTTCAGCATCACTGGAATTATTAGTGTCACAAATTTTAAAAGAATTAAATGGTTATGATATCACAATGGTTGATATGGTGAAGTTATCACAAAAGGCTGAAAACGAATATGTAGGTGTTAATTGTGGAATTATGGATCAATTTGCGATTGGGATGGGGAAAAAGGACTCAGCTATTAAATTAAATACAAATGATTTATCATATGAGTATGCAGAAGCTAATTTAGGGAATCATTCTATTTTAATTATGAATACAAATAAAAAACGTGAATTAGCGGATTCAAAATATAATGAGCGTCGAGGAGAGTGTGAGGCGGCATTAGAATTATTAAAAACAAAAGTAGATATTAATTTCTTATGTGATTTAAGTGTTGCTGAGTTTGATAATGTCTCAAGGGTATTAAATAAAGATATTTTATATCGCCGTGCAAAGCATGCTGTAACGGAAAATGAACGTGTTAAATTAGCCATTGATGCATTAGGAAGTGGGGACTTAAGACGTTTTGGAAAATTATTAAATGCTTCACATAAATCATTACGTGATGATTATGAAGTAACAGGGACGGAATTAGATACAATTGTTGAACTAGCTTGGGCACAAGAAGGTGTGCTAGGAGCTCGTATGACGGGAGCAGGATTTGGTGGATGTGCGATTGCGTTAGTTAAAAATGAAACATTAGAGACAGTTAAACAAGCAATCGCAAAAGGATATAAAGAAGCCATTGGCTATGATGCAGATTTATATGTTGCCACAATTGGAGATGGAACAAAAACTTTAGTTTAA
- a CDS encoding helix-turn-helix transcriptional regulator has protein sequence MLQGKDLKFNRILSIYQRIIEGRVLNKQQLALEFGVSEKSIQRDIEHLNIYLGEQTERADLMIKYSRKQGGYILENAEQYHLRREDIFAIIKVMLGTRAFNQKEMNDLINMLLKQMDQSNQKMIKELIGNELLNYVPLQHNEELLTKVWEFSEIIQRRQVIEMSYTREDFITIKRYLQPVGIIFSEYYFYLIAYMEELKPNALDYNHVKDDHLRIFRIDRFNDYKVINRNFYVPYSNRFEEGEFRKRIQFMYLGELLRVKFEFYGPRIEPVLDRLPTATIIEQDFNKFVVEAEVYGRGIDMWLRSQGSAVKVLSPSSLVDEMKKEAQRVLELYLE, from the coding sequence ATGTTACAAGGGAAAGATTTAAAGTTTAATCGGATTTTATCCATTTATCAACGCATAATAGAAGGGCGAGTTTTAAATAAACAACAATTAGCTCTAGAATTTGGTGTTAGTGAAAAATCCATTCAACGCGATATTGAACATTTAAACATTTATCTAGGGGAACAAACGGAGCGAGCTGACTTAATGATTAAGTATAGTCGGAAGCAAGGTGGATATATTTTAGAAAATGCTGAACAATATCATTTACGCCGAGAGGATATTTTTGCAATCATCAAAGTTATGTTGGGGACGCGGGCGTTTAATCAAAAAGAAATGAATGATTTGATTAACATGTTGTTAAAACAGATGGATCAATCTAATCAAAAGATGATTAAGGAATTGATTGGGAACGAACTTTTAAATTATGTTCCATTGCAGCATAATGAAGAACTATTAACAAAGGTCTGGGAATTTAGCGAGATTATTCAAAGAAGACAGGTTATTGAGATGTCTTATACACGCGAAGATTTTATTACAATTAAGCGTTATCTACAGCCAGTTGGCATTATTTTTTCTGAGTATTATTTTTATTTAATTGCTTATATGGAAGAATTGAAGCCGAATGCTTTAGATTACAATCACGTTAAAGATGATCATTTACGTATTTTTAGAATTGATCGCTTTAATGATTATAAAGTAATCAATCGAAATTTCTACGTCCCTTATTCAAATCGCTTTGAAGAGGGAGAGTTTAGAAAAAGAATTCAGTTTATGTATTTGGGAGAACTTTTACGTGTAAAATTTGAATTTTATGGCCCTCGAATTGAACCAGTCCTTGACCGTCTTCCAACAGCCACTATTATCGAACAAGATTTTAATAAATTTGTTGTTGAAGCAGAGGTCTATGGTAGAGGGATTGACATGTGGTTAAGGAGTCAGGGGAGTGCAGTTAAAGTACTATCACCTAGTAGTTTAGTTGATGAGATGAAAAAAGAAGCACAACGAGTTTTAGAGTTGTATTTAGAGTAA
- a CDS encoding LacI family DNA-binding transcriptional regulator, which yields MAKIKDIADLTGFSITTISRVLNQDKNFNVSDDTRLKIMATAEKLNYVPLSRRNKTTKKTSGLTIGLVYWYSVAEEITDPYYMSIRLAIENQCQVQNIKLEKIYLPMKSFEDIAAMNLDGLIALGKYSHDEIDKLYEINPHLVLVDCYSKHYNIDVVMADLTEATKDIIKYLVDLKLNSIGFICGIEKTLDGQELLDMRLTTYIDEMTKMKRFNQSHVYLGAFTADSGYEIMSEIIKKDHLLDAYIVASDAMAIGCLKALNENNIKVPDVVSIISYDNISLAQYTIPSLTTIDMNTKHMGDTAIDLIIERIANDREIAKKVTIPTRLIRRSSSL from the coding sequence ATGGCAAAAATTAAAGATATTGCTGACTTAACTGGTTTTTCTATTACAACCATTTCTCGAGTTTTAAATCAAGATAAAAACTTTAATGTATCAGATGATACTCGTTTAAAAATTATGGCAACTGCTGAAAAATTGAATTATGTTCCACTTAGTCGTCGTAACAAAACAACAAAAAAGACATCCGGATTAACAATTGGATTAGTTTACTGGTATTCAGTAGCAGAAGAAATTACAGATCCGTATTATATGTCAATTCGATTAGCTATCGAAAACCAATGTCAGGTTCAAAATATAAAATTAGAAAAAATCTATCTTCCAATGAAATCATTTGAAGATATTGCTGCCATGAATTTAGATGGATTAATTGCCCTCGGAAAATACAGTCATGATGAGATTGATAAACTGTATGAAATCAATCCCCATCTTGTTTTAGTTGACTGCTATTCAAAACACTATAATATCGATGTCGTGATGGCAGATTTAACAGAAGCAACAAAAGATATTATTAAATATTTAGTAGATTTAAAATTAAATTCAATCGGATTTATCTGTGGAATTGAAAAAACATTAGATGGACAAGAACTTCTTGATATGCGTTTAACTACTTATATTGATGAAATGACAAAAATGAAACGATTTAATCAAAGCCATGTTTATCTTGGAGCTTTTACAGCTGATTCAGGGTATGAAATCATGTCTGAGATTATCAAAAAAGATCATCTTCTTGATGCTTATATCGTGGCATCAGATGCGATGGCCATTGGATGCTTAAAAGCATTAAATGAAAATAACATTAAAGTACCAGATGTTGTCTCAATTATTAGTTATGATAATATCTCACTAGCACAGTATACGATTCCATCATTAACAACCATTGATATGAATACAAAACACATGGGGGATACAGCGATTGACTTAATTATTGAACGCATTGCCAATGATCGTGAAATTGCAAAAAAAGTAACGATTCCGACTCGTCTTATTCGACGTTCAAGTAGTTTATAA